Proteins encoded together in one Flexistipes sp. window:
- the crcB gene encoding fluoride efflux transporter CrcB has product MNILFIGIGGFFGAVSRFVVSKITMNIFGNLIPYGTIAVNILGSFLLGFLFTLSVIKMSDGAAFRALVCIGFLGSFTTFSTFSLEAVNLLEENSYVLFFVYAAANVVISLITAFLGVYTARLWGAW; this is encoded by the coding sequence ATGAATATTTTGTTTATAGGTATCGGTGGTTTCTTCGGGGCTGTTTCCAGATTTGTCGTTTCAAAGATTACGATGAATATTTTTGGAAACCTCATCCCCTATGGTACTATTGCTGTTAATATTCTTGGCAGTTTTCTCCTTGGTTTTCTTTTTACTTTGTCTGTAATAAAAATGTCTGATGGAGCTGCATTCAGAGCTTTGGTTTGTATAGGTTTTCTTGGCTCCTTTACCACATTTTCGACATTTTCGTTGGAAGCTGTTAACCTGTTGGAAGAGAATTCGTATGTTTTATTTTTTGTTTATGCAGCTGCCAATGTAGTTATCAGCCTTATTACAGCTTTTTTGGGCGTATACACTGCAAGATTATGGGGGGCGTGGTGA